A segment of the Mercurialis annua linkage group LG4, ddMerAnnu1.2, whole genome shotgun sequence genome:
TATTTTACACCTATGCCTTGTATATTACCggtttaaaccttttttttttggttttcaaatgaAACTTTTActcattttgtttatttatttttggcatataaataatattacactttttaatttttttatgattttatctttttaaatttttaaatttaacttattttttaattttcatttttaattataactatttgtttaattgaaagtgaacaaaaaaaatttcattttatttcacttttgaaattttttatgctAGAATTGTAGATTAACACAACATGAGTAACATAaacgatatatttaaatatttttttgtcaaatttaaataaatgattatagttagaaataaaaattaaaaaatagattaaaattgcTGATTTAAAAACAAGGcctaaacaaaataaatcaaaacaatttggtatttttgaattttgataagAAATTTACAATTTATAGAGTTCATCAAATAACCATAGGGTAGGACACAAAAATCTAACGGCCAACATCGAATTAGGAAAATGTAGGTTATAATGATATCGGCACCATGTGATGTCTCCTCTGTGTAAAGCTATCACTGGTAAAAACTCTtaacttcatcttcttcctaGTCGCAGCTAAAAAATCAGATAAAAATGGCGCTGGCTCTGAATACAAGCCTAAACCAGCCTTCTCTCAGGTTTTTTCTACTCTAACACATACATCCTATTCCTTATATCTATGCGCACATAAcccaattttatttaattccaaaatttgactttattttactaatagtaacatttttttgtttttttattaaacatttgcaGTTGTGGAACCAAGCTTTATACTGGATTAAAACCTCAATCTTCAGGTCTGTCTCATTTAATATAAAGTCTGTATTCTTTTCTTCTATCCTAAtctttttctattatttattgTTTGTCATTTTTGAAATAGGTTTATACGCAACTGGTAGACCTAATTTGACTGCAGAATTCTATGGCAAGGTTAATAAGAGCCTCCAATGCGGGTAATTTCATTTTAACTTTCTATCAGCAGAATTTTTAGGGCTTCATATCAGCAGGTTATTCAAGTAAAATTGGAGCTTTACTAGGAACATTATTTGTGTTAGTTTCCGATATACTGTGCAATTTAAAAAGGGATATCTACAATCTTATCTTTTTTTACAAGTATGTACACCATGTAGCTGCATTGTACATTAAGTATTCAACTTTAGGCATAATATTGTTTGATTGTTTTGGTTACGGATGTTGAGTGATAAATTTACACGTTGCAGGACGCTTAGCAATAGAGCAATACGAGCCGGAGTTAGAATGATGCCTATTGGGACTCCAAGAGTGCCCTATAGAACTCCCGGTGAGGGAACTTGGCAATGGGTTGATTTGTGGAATGCCCTTGTAAGTTCATCAACCTTACTTATCCTTTCTAGATTTTTGCTCACTGATGTTGTATaacgttttccattttcttAGGTATGTATAATGATCTCCCTCTTAAACCGTCCTTGTGCTAGATACTTAAGAATTTAGCTATAAAATTTTACTCGTGGGTTCTTGATTTGTTTATAGTGCTTTTAGCTTCTACGTTTGGGTTATGAGTGCGGAGATTTTATTTACTTTGTTTGCGCAGTACCGAGAGCGTGTTATCTTCATTGGACAAAATATAGATGAAGAGTTCAGCAACCAAATATTGGCAACAATGTTGTACCTTGACACAATTGATGATTCCAAAAGAATCTACTTATATATAAACGGTCCTGGTGGAGATGTGAGTTCTTTGTAGATCAACTCGTAATTTCTGTTAACACAATCTACATTTTCTTTGGTATTTGTacagcttttattttggtttatgtTTGATATATCATTGTTAATCTGCAGCTTACTCCAACCTTGGCTATCTATGATACTATGCGAAGCTTGAAAAGTCCTGTTGGTACTCACTGTGTTGGATTTGCCTATAATCTAGCAGGCTTTATTCTTGCAGCTGGGGAAAAGGTACTCTTAGTCTATAATGGAATTAGAATGGATGAATACTTAGCTACATGATTCATTGCGTAGATCTTGAATGGTATATATTGAGTTGCGGCAGTAAGAAAGAACTGTTTCGGGTTAGCTTTACCATCACAATTCATGGCAGATTTTTGTGCTTCTATTTAATCACTACTGTCTATGTGAAGTTTACTGGCTGTTCTATATAAGAGGGGtgcaaaaatcgaaccaaattaaaTAGCCAACCCTAACCGAACCAACAATTTTGGTTGGTTTTTGGCTTTAGAAGTAAACAAATTTTAGTCGGCTTTTGGTACAAACCGAACTGTAAATCAACCGAGCCGAAAATTCAATCAAAGGAAATGTTAAGTtcgatttgaaatatttaatttttttataaaatcggTTCGGTTTAATTTTGACTTGAAACATAtatagattttattattattatttttattaataataattaataaaggaCTAGAAGTCGAACCTGAGATACTCAGGTCTAATTACAATGTCTCTACCACTAGGCTATTGCCTGTGAAGACCCCGTTACATTAATGGAATAGGTAATGACCCGGTGAAAGTACCAAAGGGGTGTAGAGTCTTAAAACCGACCATATTGCGGCAATTATTATTCCATTGATAATTGGAACTagtatgataattaaaaaaatagtggACACTGAAGTGTGATGGGATAGAGTCAAAACCAACACTAGAAAAATCAAATAGCTCATTTAACTCCTCTTTAGAAA
Coding sequences within it:
- the LOC126679323 gene encoding ATP-dependent Clp protease proteolytic subunit-related protein 2, chloroplastic, which codes for MALALNTSLNQPSLSCGTKLYTGLKPQSSGLYATGRPNLTAEFYGKVNKSLQCGTLSNRAIRAGVRMMPIGTPRVPYRTPGEGTWQWVDLWNALYRERVIFIGQNIDEEFSNQILATMLYLDTIDDSKRIYLYINGPGGDLTPTLAIYDTMRSLKSPVGTHCVGFAYNLAGFILAAGEKGNRSAMPLSRVALQSPAGAARGQADDIRNEANELLRIKDYLYNELAKHTGQPAEKINKDLSRMKRFNAQEALDYGLIDRIIRPPAVDADSASRDPSFGLG